A window of Thermanaerothrix sp. contains these coding sequences:
- a CDS encoding restriction endonuclease subunit S, protein MTEWRQFKLKDILEPDGYIRGPFGSSLRRGELKNEGIPVYEQEHAIKGIRKFRYYIDQNKFNELKRFCVKTGDIIISCSGTVGEVSVIKEEDPKGIISQALLILRADKNVAYQPFLKYFLMSPYGKSSITSRSDGSVQVNIAKRQVIENIDILLPPLPEQKAIAEVLSSLDDKIDLLTRQNKTLEDLAQAYFRKWFIEDASSEWEVGKLGDEFNITMGQSPKGETYNDLKIGLPFFQGKAEFGFRFPLEKQYCSEPIKIADKFDTLLSVRAPVGALNMALYKCCIGRGLAIPIHKKGYKHYTFYKMKSLQELFNTFDDDGTVFGSISREKFLSIDNVIPPEKLVCYFDNFAKYFDLKIYENTVQIRTLSKLRDTLLPKLISGEVRVNI, encoded by the coding sequence ATGACGGAGTGGAGACAGTTTAAATTAAAAGATATTCTTGAGCCAGATGGCTATATTCGTGGCCCCTTTGGATCGAGTTTAAGGCGTGGTGAATTGAAAAATGAAGGAATCCCGGTTTATGAACAAGAACATGCTATAAAAGGTATTCGTAAGTTTCGGTATTATATTGATCAAAATAAGTTTAATGAATTAAAGCGTTTTTGTGTAAAAACAGGAGATATAATAATTAGCTGTTCAGGTACAGTAGGTGAAGTTTCTGTTATTAAAGAAGAAGACCCAAAAGGTATTATTAGTCAAGCGTTACTCATATTAAGAGCTGACAAGAATGTTGCTTATCAACCGTTCTTAAAGTACTTTTTGATGTCACCCTATGGGAAAAGTTCTATTACATCAAGATCAGATGGTAGTGTGCAAGTTAATATCGCAAAACGCCAAGTTATTGAAAATATAGATATCCTACTTCCACCTCTCCCCGAGCAAAAAGCCATAGCTGAGGTATTATCCTCCCTTGACGATAAAATCGACCTTCTGACAAGGCAGAATAAAACATTGGAGGATTTGGCACAGGCTTATTTTAGAAAATGGTTTATTGAAGATGCAAGTAGTGAGTGGGAAGTTGGAAAATTAGGGGATGAATTCAATATTACAATGGGACAATCTCCTAAAGGAGAAACATATAACGATTTAAAGATTGGATTGCCATTTTTCCAAGGGAAGGCAGAATTTGGCTTCAGATTTCCATTAGAAAAACAGTATTGCAGTGAACCCATTAAAATAGCTGATAAATTTGATACTTTACTAAGTGTCCGTGCTCCGGTAGGAGCACTGAATATGGCCCTGTATAAATGTTGTATAGGGCGTGGTTTGGCTATTCCAATACATAAAAAGGGATACAAGCATTATACATTCTATAAAATGAAATCATTACAAGAATTATTCAATACATTTGATGATGATGGAACGGTTTTTGGATCTATTAGCAGAGAAAAATTTCTTTCGATTGATAATGTTATTCCTCCAGAGAAATTGGTGTGCTATTTTGATAATTTCGCGAAATATTTTGATTTAAAAATATATGAAAACACCGTTCAAATTCGTACTTTATCAAAACTTCGTGATACTTTGCTACCCAAGTTAATTAGCGGTGAAGTTCGTGTAAATATCTAA
- a CDS encoding type I restriction-modification system subunit M, whose amino-acid sequence MAKRKKTTTLESIEQVLWSSADKLRKNMDAAEYKHVVLGLIFLKYISDSFYELYNKLKEGKGEYEGADPDDPYEYRAENVFYVPPQARWDYLQSRAKLPTIGKDIDDAMEAIEKDNPSLKGVLPKEYAKEKLDKQSLGGLIDLIGTIALGDSVSKSNDILGRVYEYFLGQFALAEGKKGGQFYTPRSVVQLLVEMLEPYEGRVFDPCCGSGGMFVQSEKFVEAHRDHYNGKSREIDKLFERVVSIYGQESNQTTWRLCKMNLAIRGIDSTNVLWNSEGSFLNDAHPDLKADFVIANPPFNDSDWSGELLRNDGRWKYGVPPVSNANYAWIQHFLYHLSPRGTAGFVMAKGSLSSKTNGEGEIRKNLIEAPLVDCIVNLPTKLFLNTQIPACLWFLSREKETNPNHPRRNKILFIDARNMGTLINRRTRELTDDDIRKIADTYHSWKKDDDSYKDVPGFCKSATLDEVRELDYVLTPGRYVGLPEEEDDFDFEERVKKLTDELKAQMEESAKLDERIKENLAKVGIEL is encoded by the coding sequence ATGGCAAAGAGAAAGAAAACCACCACGTTGGAATCAATTGAGCAGGTGCTTTGGAGCTCCGCCGACAAGCTCCGCAAGAACATGGATGCCGCGGAATATAAGCATGTAGTTTTAGGCCTTATATTCTTAAAATACATATCCGACAGCTTTTATGAGTTATACAACAAGCTTAAAGAGGGCAAGGGCGAGTATGAAGGGGCAGACCCGGACGATCCTTACGAATACCGCGCGGAAAACGTATTCTACGTTCCGCCGCAGGCCCGCTGGGACTACCTGCAGAGCCGCGCCAAACTGCCGACCATCGGCAAAGACATTGACGACGCGATGGAAGCTATTGAAAAAGATAATCCTTCCCTAAAAGGTGTTTTGCCGAAGGAATACGCCAAAGAGAAACTGGACAAGCAGTCCCTCGGTGGCCTTATTGACCTGATCGGTACCATTGCCCTTGGTGACAGTGTTTCTAAATCAAACGATATCCTTGGGCGCGTGTATGAATATTTCCTTGGGCAGTTCGCGCTTGCCGAAGGAAAAAAGGGCGGGCAGTTCTATACGCCGCGTTCCGTAGTACAGTTGCTTGTTGAAATGCTCGAACCATACGAGGGCAGGGTTTTTGACCCTTGCTGCGGCAGTGGCGGTATGTTCGTTCAAAGCGAGAAATTCGTTGAAGCTCATAGAGACCACTATAACGGAAAATCAAGAGAGATTGATAAGCTTTTCGAGCGTGTTGTTTCTATCTATGGTCAGGAAAGCAACCAAACAACATGGCGGCTTTGCAAAATGAACCTTGCCATACGAGGTATTGACAGCACCAATGTTTTGTGGAACAGCGAAGGTTCATTTTTAAACGATGCTCACCCCGACCTCAAGGCTGACTTTGTAATTGCTAATCCGCCTTTCAATGACAGCGACTGGAGCGGAGAACTGCTGCGGAATGACGGTCGCTGGAAGTATGGTGTGCCGCCGGTATCCAATGCAAACTATGCGTGGATTCAACACTTTTTATATCATCTTTCGCCGAGAGGTACAGCCGGTTTTGTTATGGCAAAAGGTTCCCTTTCATCAAAAACAAACGGTGAGGGAGAAATTCGTAAAAACCTTATTGAGGCGCCACTTGTAGATTGTATTGTCAATTTGCCGACGAAGCTCTTTTTAAATACACAGATTCCCGCATGCTTATGGTTCTTATCAAGGGAAAAGGAAACAAATCCGAACCACCCGCGCCGGAACAAGATTTTGTTCATTGATGCACGGAATATGGGAACTTTGATAAACCGCAGAACCCGCGAGCTCACCGATGATGACATCCGTAAAATAGCTGATACTTACCACAGTTGGAAAAAGGATGACGACTCCTATAAGGATGTCCCTGGCTTTTGCAAGTCCGCAACTCTTGATGAAGTGCGGGAACTCGATTATGTGCTGACCCCGGGCAGGTATGTCGGACTGCCCGAGGAAGAGGATGACTTTGATTTTGAGGAACGTGTAAAAAAGCTGACTGACGAGCTTAAAGCGCAGATGGAAGAAAGTGCTAAACTGGATGAAAGAATAAAGGAAAACCTTGCAAAAGTGGGGATTGAGCTATGA
- a CDS encoding (2Fe-2S)-binding protein, which yields MGKETLSNYCCGNLGESSCEVEKNNFCPVCEKQGTLVKNITVKHMVLNELTEQIGDNDYYLCMNEECDITYYNTKFNVKFNKQQVKVPIWFKKDADPKYACYCSEVTEDQVIEAVVKHGAKTVKEVNAITGAMKNSNCKENNPLGVCCHKIIQEAIDKGLK from the coding sequence ATGGGAAAGGAAACTTTGAGTAATTATTGTTGCGGAAATTTAGGAGAATCATCTTGTGAGGTAGAAAAGAACAATTTTTGTCCTGTATGCGAAAAACAAGGTACTCTTGTTAAAAACATTACAGTAAAGCATATGGTACTTAACGAGTTAACGGAACAAATCGGTGATAACGATTATTATTTATGTATGAATGAGGAATGTGATATTACTTACTATAATACGAAATTTAATGTTAAGTTTAATAAACAACAGGTTAAAGTCCCAATATGGTTTAAGAAAGATGCAGATCCTAAGTATGCTTGTTATTGCAGCGAAGTCACAGAAGATCAGGTAATTGAAGCAGTTGTAAAGCATGGCGCGAAAACCGTAAAAGAAGTGAATGCCATAACTGGGGCAATGAAAAATTCTAATTGTAAAGAAAACAATCCGTTGGGAGTATGTTGCCATAAGATTATTCAGGAAGCTATCGATAAAGGCTTAAAGTAA
- the lspA gene encoding signal peptidase II — protein MREEKMFYIFIITILTGIDQWTKYLIETQLKPIGAIPIVNDIFHLTYARNTGAAFSILRDKQAFLILVTTIVVGALIYYLIKILKTGEVAFKLSLAIIIGGALGNLIDRVRLNYVTDFLDFTLINYPIFNLADVFVVSGVVMLSYMLLFKGDMPKISKM, from the coding sequence ATTAGGGAGGAGAAAATGTTCTATATTTTTATTATCACAATATTGACAGGGATTGATCAGTGGACTAAATATCTTATAGAAACACAATTAAAACCGATAGGTGCTATACCCATAGTTAATGATATATTCCATTTGACTTATGCAAGGAATACAGGAGCAGCTTTTAGCATATTGAGGGATAAGCAGGCATTTTTAATATTAGTCACAACCATTGTTGTTGGCGCATTAATATACTATTTGATAAAAATATTAAAGACAGGAGAAGTAGCCTTTAAGCTATCCTTGGCGATAATTATTGGTGGAGCTTTAGGAAATCTTATCGATAGAGTTAGATTGAACTATGTAACCGACTTTCTCGATTTCACACTAATTAATTACCCCATATTTAATTTAGCAGACGTATTTGTAGTTTCAGGAGTTGTCATGCTTTCATATATGCTTTTGTTTAAAGGAGATATGCCCAAAATCTCAAAGATGTGA
- a CDS encoding IS110 family transposase, which produces MKYTQNEKILQIKETTLIVGIDVGSESHYARAFNFRGVEYGKLLIFSNNTEGFAKLKEWAGKIAEAKGFTEVILGMEPTGHYWFNLAENTMKSGMRIVLVNPHHVKKSKELDDNNPTKNDRKDPKTIAMLVKDGRYIEPYIPEGIYKELRSAMDSRWRLVKELSAVRNRISRWICIHYPEFTKVFEDWEGKAALLILNECPTPKKVVEKGIEGIIAIWKKHKIRAVGIKRAVRLLESAKTSIGTSEGLISAENELSMLLEDYESKMRQHERTMALIEELAMQIPGFEKMLEIKGVGLVVAAGFLAEVGDIFRFSHPKQIQKLSGLSLKENSSGKHKGQTTICKRGRKRLRYYLTFGIMPLLSKNEEFRALHQYYTTRKERPLKKMQSLVALSNKLIRIFYAILTKDIAYDPQKMISDIKRPEVKAA; this is translated from the coding sequence ATGAAGTATACTCAGAATGAAAAGATTTTGCAAATCAAAGAAACGACGCTGATTGTCGGAATTGACGTTGGTAGTGAATCACACTACGCCAGAGCTTTCAATTTCAGAGGCGTAGAGTATGGGAAGCTGTTGATTTTCAGCAACAATACTGAAGGGTTTGCGAAGCTCAAAGAATGGGCAGGGAAGATAGCGGAAGCCAAAGGCTTTACCGAGGTGATCCTTGGGATGGAGCCGACAGGACACTATTGGTTCAACCTTGCTGAGAATACTATGAAAAGCGGGATGCGCATTGTACTAGTAAACCCGCATCATGTGAAGAAAAGCAAGGAATTGGATGACAACAATCCCACCAAGAACGACCGTAAAGACCCAAAAACCATAGCAATGCTGGTTAAGGATGGGAGATATATTGAACCGTATATTCCGGAAGGTATTTACAAGGAGCTACGGTCGGCCATGGACAGCCGGTGGCGGCTAGTAAAGGAACTTTCAGCTGTCAGGAACCGTATCAGCCGGTGGATATGTATCCATTACCCTGAATTCACCAAGGTATTTGAGGATTGGGAGGGGAAGGCTGCATTGTTGATACTGAACGAATGCCCGACACCCAAAAAGGTTGTTGAAAAAGGCATTGAAGGTATCATAGCCATCTGGAAGAAACACAAGATAAGGGCTGTAGGAATAAAAAGAGCTGTGAGGCTTCTTGAATCCGCTAAGACTTCTATTGGAACATCCGAAGGGCTTATATCTGCAGAAAATGAACTCTCAATGTTGCTTGAGGACTATGAGAGCAAAATGCGACAGCATGAAAGAACAATGGCTTTAATTGAGGAGCTGGCAATGCAAATTCCCGGGTTTGAGAAGATGCTTGAAATCAAAGGTGTTGGACTCGTGGTAGCTGCAGGCTTTCTAGCGGAGGTAGGCGATATCTTTAGATTTAGTCATCCAAAGCAGATCCAAAAGCTGTCTGGGCTAAGTCTCAAAGAGAACAGTTCCGGTAAGCATAAGGGTCAGACAACCATATGCAAACGTGGAAGGAAGCGGCTGCGATACTATTTGACATTTGGTATTATGCCCTTGCTGTCCAAGAATGAGGAATTCCGAGCCTTACACCAATACTATACGACTAGGAAGGAAAGGCCCTTGAAGAAAATGCAATCCCTGGTTGCTTTGAGTAATAAGTTAATACGGATATTTTATGCGATACTGACGAAAGACATAGCTTACGACCCACAAAAGATGATAAGCGATATAAAAAGACCGGAAGTAAAAGCAGCATAA
- a CDS encoding heavy metal translocating P-type ATPase, whose amino-acid sequence MLKKEVILEGLDCANCAAKIEDEVNKLNGVKAYMNFMNKTLTLEIESEQEYKNILQQVKTIVHKHEPDVVVKEKSVNKSNKKVLILEGLDCANCAAKIEAQTQSLEGVNSATVDFVSKKLTIEAVDKKEFGKILGEVTSIVNKLEPDVKIVDAEKKKVNKSIVMLEGLGCANCAAKMEKEISGLEGVEFAAVDFVSKKLTLEISPKVNRSELNEKIEGIVKKIEPDVKVIFEENNSKTKINENNEKEEEGVNKKEIIRLVVGGAIFAVGIIFNFQNWLELTLFIISYIIVGGEVVLRAIKGIARGQVFSEHFLMSIATIGAFFIGEYPEGVAVMLFYLVGELFQDIAVGHSRKSIRALMDIRPDYANLKVGDEIRKVSPEEVNIGDIIIVKPGEKVPLDGKVIEGNSMVDTAALTGESVPRELGPGDDALSGFINKNGVLTIEVTKDFGDSTVSKILDLVQNASSKKAPTEKFITKFARFYTPIVVFGALALAIIPPLVIPGATFSTWIYRALVFLVISCPCALVISIPLGFFGGIGGASKRGILVKGSNYLDALNNVETVVFDKTGTLTKGIFEVVDVNPQADFTDEELIEYAAFAESHSSHPIALSILKVYNKDVDTTKIEDYEEIAGHGILAKVGGKEILVGNSKLMNKENIKYQEVETLGTIVHVAVDKKYAGNIVISDAVKEDSADAIKGLKALGVRNIVMLTGDSKAVGEKIATQLGIDEVYTELLPTDKVEKIEALDAKKSHKGKIVFVGDGINDAPVLARADIGVAMGGLGSDAAIEAADIVIMTDEPSKIVTAIKVAKRTRKIVMQNIVFALGVKAIFLALGAVGVATMWEAVFADMGVAIIAILNAMRVMNTKSI is encoded by the coding sequence ATGTTAAAGAAGGAAGTAATTTTAGAAGGTTTAGATTGCGCAAATTGTGCAGCTAAAATTGAAGATGAGGTTAATAAATTAAATGGAGTCAAAGCCTATATGAACTTCATGAACAAGACATTGACTTTAGAAATTGAATCAGAGCAAGAGTATAAGAATATATTACAGCAAGTTAAAACCATAGTGCACAAGCACGAACCGGATGTGGTAGTGAAAGAAAAATCCGTTAACAAGAGCAATAAAAAAGTATTAATACTTGAAGGACTTGACTGTGCGAATTGTGCTGCAAAGATTGAAGCTCAAACACAAAGCCTTGAAGGAGTAAATAGTGCGACCGTTGATTTTGTATCTAAGAAGCTGACAATTGAAGCGGTCGATAAAAAGGAATTTGGTAAAATTCTTGGAGAAGTAACATCCATTGTAAATAAACTTGAGCCGGATGTTAAAATAGTTGATGCAGAGAAGAAAAAGGTGAACAAAAGCATAGTAATGCTTGAAGGACTTGGCTGCGCGAATTGTGCAGCTAAAATGGAAAAAGAAATAAGCGGTCTAGAAGGAGTTGAATTTGCTGCAGTAGATTTTGTTTCGAAGAAACTAACACTGGAAATAAGTCCGAAAGTCAACCGCTCTGAGTTAAATGAGAAGATTGAAGGCATAGTAAAGAAAATAGAGCCAGATGTAAAGGTCATTTTTGAGGAGAATAACTCCAAGACCAAAATAAACGAAAATAACGAAAAGGAAGAAGAAGGTGTCAACAAAAAAGAAATCATAAGACTTGTGGTCGGTGGAGCAATATTTGCCGTGGGAATCATCTTTAATTTCCAAAATTGGCTTGAGCTTACCTTGTTTATTATTAGTTATATCATAGTTGGTGGAGAGGTTGTCTTAAGAGCAATAAAAGGTATTGCCCGCGGTCAGGTATTCAGTGAGCATTTTTTGATGAGTATTGCTACCATTGGTGCTTTCTTCATTGGAGAGTATCCAGAAGGTGTAGCAGTTATGCTGTTCTATCTGGTAGGTGAATTGTTTCAGGATATAGCTGTAGGTCACTCCAGAAAATCAATACGTGCTTTGATGGATATTCGTCCTGACTATGCAAATCTTAAAGTTGGCGATGAGATCAGGAAAGTATCTCCTGAAGAGGTAAACATAGGTGACATCATTATTGTTAAACCAGGAGAAAAAGTTCCCCTCGATGGCAAGGTTATAGAAGGAAACTCAATGGTTGACACTGCAGCGTTAACAGGGGAATCTGTTCCTCGTGAACTCGGGCCAGGAGACGATGCATTGAGCGGATTCATTAATAAAAATGGCGTTTTGACAATAGAGGTAACAAAGGATTTTGGTGATTCAACTGTATCTAAAATTTTGGATCTGGTTCAGAATGCCAGCAGTAAGAAGGCTCCTACAGAAAAATTTATAACAAAATTTGCCCGTTTCTATACTCCGATTGTAGTCTTTGGAGCATTAGCCTTAGCAATCATACCTCCATTGGTGATCCCCGGTGCAACTTTCTCTACATGGATATATCGAGCCTTAGTGTTCTTAGTTATATCTTGTCCATGTGCGTTAGTAATTTCAATACCATTGGGCTTCTTCGGAGGGATTGGTGGAGCATCGAAGAGAGGTATATTAGTAAAAGGCAGTAACTATCTTGACGCGTTGAACAATGTGGAAACAGTTGTTTTCGATAAGACAGGTACTTTAACTAAAGGTATATTTGAGGTTGTGGATGTTAACCCCCAAGCCGATTTTACTGATGAGGAATTGATTGAATATGCAGCATTTGCTGAAAGTCACTCAAGTCATCCAATTGCACTATCCATTTTGAAAGTCTATAACAAAGATGTCGATACCACTAAAATTGAAGACTATGAGGAAATTGCAGGTCATGGGATTTTAGCTAAAGTTGGTGGTAAAGAGATTCTTGTCGGAAATAGCAAACTGATGAATAAAGAAAACATTAAATATCAGGAAGTTGAGACTCTGGGTACAATAGTACATGTTGCAGTAGACAAGAAATATGCAGGCAATATTGTAATCTCTGACGCAGTGAAGGAAGATTCAGCTGATGCGATTAAAGGATTGAAGGCATTAGGTGTTAGAAATATTGTTATGCTTACTGGTGATTCGAAGGCAGTTGGGGAAAAAATAGCAACCCAACTTGGAATTGACGAGGTGTATACTGAATTGTTACCGACCGACAAGGTAGAAAAAATTGAGGCTCTGGATGCTAAGAAATCTCATAAGGGGAAAATTGTATTTGTTGGAGATGGTATCAATGATGCACCAGTACTTGCGAGAGCTGATATTGGCGTGGCAATGGGCGGCTTGGGGTCTGATGCTGCAATTGAAGCAGCTGATATAGTTATCATGACGGATGAACCATCAAAAATTGTCACTGCAATTAAAGTAGCAAAAAGGACTAGGAAAATTGTGATGCAAAACATTGTGTTTGCATTAGGGGTTAAAGCCATATTCCTTGCACTTGGTGCGGTGGGAGTTGCAACTATGTGGGAAGCTGTATTCGCTGACATGGGTGTGGCAATAATCGCAATATTAAATGCAATGAGGGTAATGAATACAAAAAGTATATAG
- a CDS encoding metalloregulator ArsR/SmtB family transcription factor translates to MAKKIQPIERCDSDVIHEEIVNKVREKMPQEETLYDLAELFKVFGDSTRIKILWALDESEMCVCDIAFLLNMTQSAISHQLRVLKQAGLVKSRREGKIVFYSLEDEHVKQIFDQGLIHISEESK, encoded by the coding sequence ATGGCAAAAAAAATTCAACCAATTGAAAGATGCGACTCTGATGTAATACATGAGGAAATTGTAAATAAAGTGCGAGAAAAAATGCCTCAAGAAGAAACTCTATATGATCTAGCAGAACTATTTAAAGTTTTTGGAGATTCAACAAGAATTAAGATACTCTGGGCATTAGATGAATCAGAGATGTGCGTTTGCGATATTGCATTCTTATTAAATATGACCCAATCAGCAATTTCACATCAGCTAAGAGTCTTAAAGCAGGCTGGACTAGTAAAGAGCAGAAGAGAAGGAAAGATTGTATTCTACTCTCTTGAAGATGAACATGTAAAGCAAATATTTGACCAGGGATTAATTCATATTTCAGAAGAAAGTAAGTAA
- a CDS encoding DNA recombinase codes for MENTGLFCTASTILEDTLKEKIVEAINIAVSGKNSFLAILKKNIETVLNEDLDESTADIDKRLEELQAELIQLANSKEAYDNIVNEIYRLRDLRQETLSRNALRQDKRDRIAEMTDFLNMQTGGITEFDDKLVRKLVEKAIVYDDRLVVEFKSGLEIEVNL; via the coding sequence TTGGAAAACACCGGTTTGTTTTGTACCGCTTCCACTATACTTGAAGATACTCTCAAAGAGAAGATTGTAGAAGCTATCAATATAGCCGTCAGCGGGAAAAACTCTTTCCTGGCCATACTGAAAAAGAATATTGAAACCGTATTAAACGAGGATTTGGACGAGAGTACGGCAGATATTGATAAAAGGCTGGAAGAGCTTCAAGCCGAGTTGATCCAATTGGCAAATTCAAAGGAAGCATATGATAATATTGTCAATGAGATTTACCGCTTACGGGACTTAAGGCAAGAAACCCTTTCAAGAAACGCTCTCCGTCAAGATAAGCGGGATCGGATCGCTGAGATGACGGACTTTCTTAATATGCAAACCGGTGGTATTACGGAATTTGATGATAAACTGGTTAGAAAACTAGTTGAAAAAGCAATTGTATATGATGACAGGTTAGTGGTAGAGTTTAAGTCGGGGTTAGAAATAGAAGTAAACCTATAA
- the rlmD gene encoding 23S rRNA (uracil(1939)-C(5))-methyltransferase RlmD → MVKPGDVLDLSVSSVSSAGDGVARLGDFVVFVPRSLPGETVKVAISVVKKTYARARLLEVLTPSGSRVEPLCPIFGRCGGCQLQHVSYKAQLEVKTGIVSDALRRIGGLSSEMLMDCQGSPKQFGYRNKAIVPVRRQGAGGVIGFYEPLSHRVVPLKMDCPVMSDTVNTVLRGAMDFLMPRISKGILPPYGEGMNPSGLLRELVIRSGERTEDVLLSLVMRDKPRGSARAEVERLWGLMKGIGVAGLSVFRNRSDVNFVWDGSFVWGQGQSKVRDVLGDLTLQYDVTSFFQVNTSQAEAMFHYVRDLVASIGADHVLELYCGVGSLTCLLAQSGHRVTVS, encoded by the coding sequence TTGGTAAAACCTGGTGATGTTTTGGATTTATCGGTTTCTTCTGTTAGCAGCGCCGGAGACGGGGTGGCGAGGCTGGGTGATTTTGTTGTTTTCGTGCCTCGAAGCTTGCCCGGCGAGACGGTGAAGGTGGCGATAAGCGTCGTAAAAAAGACCTATGCAAGGGCTAGGCTGTTGGAGGTATTGACCCCTTCTGGTTCAAGAGTGGAACCATTGTGCCCCATTTTTGGCCGTTGCGGAGGTTGCCAGCTTCAACACGTCTCATATAAGGCGCAGCTTGAGGTAAAGACTGGGATCGTAAGTGATGCGTTAAGGCGCATAGGTGGCCTTTCAAGCGAAATGCTGATGGATTGCCAGGGAAGCCCTAAGCAGTTTGGCTATCGCAACAAGGCCATTGTCCCGGTTAGACGTCAGGGTGCCGGTGGCGTAATAGGTTTTTATGAACCCCTTTCCCATAGGGTGGTTCCCCTCAAGATGGATTGCCCGGTAATGTCCGATACGGTGAACACCGTTTTAAGGGGAGCTATGGATTTTTTGATGCCTCGCATTTCCAAAGGTATATTGCCCCCTTACGGGGAAGGGATGAATCCTTCTGGGCTTCTTAGGGAGTTGGTAATTAGGTCCGGGGAGAGGACCGAGGATGTGCTTTTGAGCTTGGTGATGCGGGATAAACCCCGTGGATCTGCTAGGGCTGAAGTGGAGCGCTTGTGGGGTTTAATGAAGGGTATAGGTGTGGCCGGTCTATCGGTCTTCAGGAATCGATCGGATGTAAACTTTGTATGGGACGGTTCTTTTGTGTGGGGGCAGGGCCAGAGCAAGGTCAGGGATGTTTTGGGAGATTTGACCCTTCAATATGATGTCACATCCTTTTTCCAGGTTAACACATCTCAGGCGGAAGCCATGTTCCACTACGTAAGGGATTTAGTGGCTTCAATTGGTGCGGATCATGTGTTGGAGCTGTATTGTGGGGTTGGATCTCTTACATGTCTGTTAGCCCAAAGTGGGCACCGGGTAACTGTGTCATGA
- a CDS encoding 2-oxoacid:acceptor oxidoreductase family protein produces the protein MSDRFEIRLAGSGGQGIILAAVIVGEAAALMEEGLYSVQTQSYGPEARGGASKSEVVISRSEIDYPKASVPDLQVILTQKACDEYSGDTKPGGLVIVDDFFVTDLPNLDAEIYPLPIVRTAREELGREIVTNMVALGALARALELKGIMNPESIKKAILNRVPKGTEELNAKAFDAGYEMMKIKK, from the coding sequence ATGAGCGATCGTTTTGAGATTCGCTTGGCTGGGTCCGGCGGCCAGGGGATTATCTTGGCGGCGGTGATAGTGGGTGAGGCTGCTGCCCTTATGGAGGAGGGGCTTTACTCGGTTCAGACCCAGTCCTATGGGCCCGAGGCCAGAGGCGGGGCCTCCAAGTCAGAGGTGGTAATATCTAGGAGCGAGATAGACTACCCCAAGGCCAGTGTGCCGGATCTTCAGGTTATCCTTACTCAGAAGGCCTGTGACGAGTACAGCGGGGATACGAAACCCGGTGGGTTGGTAATAGTTGATGACTTCTTCGTTACTGATCTCCCCAATCTGGATGCGGAGATATACCCACTTCCAATAGTCAGGACCGCCAGGGAAGAGCTGGGAAGGGAGATTGTCACTAACATGGTGGCCCTTGGGGCTTTGGCTAGGGCCTTAGAGTTGAAGGGTATCATGAACCCGGAGTCCATAAAGAAGGCCATACTAAACAGGGTTCCTAAGGGTACGGAGGAGCTAAACGCCAAGGCCTTTGATGCGGGATATGAGATGATGAAGATCAAAAAGTAG